The region TAAATATGTGTTGGTAGAGTCATAACAGGGTCTAATAAGGAAGTTGGAAGTTTTGTCGAGTAAAAAACAGCACCTGTTAATAAGACTGGGGCAGTTTCACCTATTACTCTACCTGAACCAATTAATATAGCTGTGATTATTCTTTTCTTCCCCGCTGGTATTAAAATTTTAAAAATAGTTTCAGTTTTTTTTGCTCCTAAGGCGAATGCAGATTCTCTTAATTCTCTAGGCAGTGCTACCAATGCTTCTCTTACTGAAGATGCAATAACTGGTAATGTCATAATAGACAACGTTAAACTTCCACTTAATATTGATGTTCCAAATCCTAAAGTGATTGAAAATAAAGTTAAACCGAATAATCCATAAACTATTGATGGAACACCTGAAAGAGAGGTTACAGCGATATCTATTATTTTACCAATTAATGATTTTGAGCCATATTCAGAAAGAAAAACACCGGTCAATAATCCTAATGGAATGGATATAAGTAAGATGAGGGCAATCATTATTAAGCTTCCCAATATGGCAGGTCCAATTCCCCCTTGCGTCATGGCTTTTTTTGGGTATTCAAAGAAAAAAGACGGTTTAAAAAATCTAGCGCCATCAATTATAACTATTGAGATTATTAATATTATTGAAAAAAAAGTTATATAACTAATTGTTCTAAATATTAAAGAGACTAGAGAGTCTACAGATTGTTTTTTCTTCATTTTGTTTTACCCCCTATAACTGTTTTTGAAATTAAAGTAAGAATAAAAGAAATTGTTAATAAGATTAGACCTGCAGTGAATAAAGCTGAATAATGTAAACTTCCAACAGATACTTCTCCCATTTCACTAGCTATGGCAGCAGTTAAAGGTCTGACTGGATCAAAGATTGATTTAGGTATAATAGCGGCACCACCAGCTACCATTAACACAACTATTGTTTCCCCAATTATTCTATTAACAGTTAAAATGATTGAATTTAGAATTCCAGACGATGCATCTTTAGTAACTATTTTAAATCCAGCTGTGAATTTACTAGCACCTAGGGCTAAAGCGCTTTCTTTTAAGCTTTGATCTACAGAAGACAGGGATTCTTCCATTAATGAAGCTGCATAAGGTAATGATAATATTGTTAAACCAATTGATGCGGTAAGCAAATTGCCAGGAGACCATGCTCCTAACTTCATTACTATTGGTGAAACGTAAAAAAATAAAAATGTACCAATAATAACAGATGGTATTCCAGATAACAAATCAATTGTAGATTTTATTATTTTTCTTTCAAATGTGTTTGCGTAATTGTATAAGAAGAAAGAAATAATATAACCAAGAGGCAGGACAAATAGCGATGATAAACCGGTTAATATTAGTGATCCTATTATCATAGCTAGCATTCCAAATTCTGGTGGGTCATATGTAGGATACCAGTAAATACTAAAAAATATTTCTTTACCGACCTGCGTTAATGCAGGAATAGATTCTTTAATAATGAAAACGAACAAACCAACTACAACCAATATTCCAACAAAAGCGAATAAAAAGATGACAGTTTTATTAACCCCGTCTTTAACATCTCTCCAATTCATTTT is a window of Defluviitoga tunisiensis DNA encoding:
- the pstA gene encoding phosphate ABC transporter permease PstA; its protein translation is MKKKQSVDSLVSLIFRTISYITFFSIILIISIVIIDGARFFKPSFFFEYPKKAMTQGGIGPAILGSLIMIALILLISIPLGLLTGVFLSEYGSKSLIGKIIDIAVTSLSGVPSIVYGLFGLTLFSITLGFGTSILSGSLTLSIMTLPVIASSVREALVALPRELRESAFALGAKKTETIFKILIPAGKKRIITAILIGSGRVIGETAPVLLTGAVFYSTKLPTSLLDPVMTLPTHIYFITMSYGVEAQWMAKATSSFLLILILIIYLIAFQIRKEEKNV
- a CDS encoding PstC family ABC transporter permease: MNWRDVKDGVNKTVIFLFAFVGILVVVGLFVFIIKESIPALTQVGKEIFFSIYWYPTYDPPEFGMLAMIIGSLILTGLSSLFVLPLGYIISFFLYNYANTFERKIIKSTIDLLSGIPSVIIGTFLFFYVSPIVMKLGAWSPGNLLTASIGLTILSLPYAASLMEESLSSVDQSLKESALALGASKFTAGFKIVTKDASSGILNSIILTVNRIIGETIVVLMVAGGAAIIPKSIFDPVRPLTAAIASEMGEVSVGSLHYSALFTAGLILLTISFILTLISKTVIGGKTK